One window from the genome of Pseudomonas fluorescens encodes:
- the ytfE gene encoding iron-sulfur cluster repair protein YtfE, with protein MSLELLDQSLGQLACDIPGATRTFHHYNLDFCCGGQKSLREAALVKGLNPLLIADALRTLQAAGELGHDWRDEPQALLIAHILERYHARHRDQLPELIRLARRVEQVHGARPSCPNGLADHLQDMYQELEGHMLKEEQVLFPMLQQGLGERASAPIQVLRYEHDQHGEALETMLALTDQITPPADACNTWRALYRGLVEFRDDLMQHIHLENNVLFVNAMKPTR; from the coding sequence ATGAGCCTCGAATTGCTGGACCAAAGCCTCGGCCAACTGGCCTGCGACATTCCCGGTGCCACCCGTACCTTCCATCATTACAACCTCGACTTCTGTTGCGGCGGGCAAAAATCCCTGCGCGAAGCCGCCCTGGTCAAAGGCCTGAACCCGCTGCTGATCGCCGACGCCCTGCGCACCCTGCAAGCCGCCGGCGAACTGGGCCATGACTGGCGCGACGAACCCCAGGCACTGTTGATTGCCCACATCCTGGAACGCTACCACGCCCGCCATCGCGACCAACTGCCGGAACTGATCCGCCTGGCCCGTCGCGTCGAGCAGGTCCATGGTGCGCGGCCCAGTTGCCCCAACGGCCTGGCCGATCACTTGCAGGACATGTATCAGGAACTCGAAGGCCACATGCTCAAGGAAGAACAGGTGCTGTTCCCGATGCTGCAACAGGGCCTGGGCGAACGGGCCTCGGCGCCGATCCAGGTGCTGCGCTACGAACACGACCAGCACGGTGAAGCCCTGGAAACCATGCTCGCCCTGACCGACCAGATCACCCCGCCCGCCGACGCCTGCAACACCTGGCGCGCCCTGTATCGCGGGCTGGTGGAGTTTCGCGACGACCTGATGCAGCACATCCACCTGGAAAACAATGTGCTGTTCGTCAATGCGATGAAGCCCACTCGCTAA
- a CDS encoding c-type cytochrome, producing the protein MKPILIALALTAAYSLPALAQDGPTLFKSKPCAACHSIDTKVVGPALKEVAAKNAGVAGAQDLLAKHIKEGTQGNWGPMPMPANPVTEEEAKILAAWVLTLK; encoded by the coding sequence ATGAAGCCTATTCTGATTGCCCTGGCCTTGACTGCCGCCTACAGCCTGCCGGCGTTGGCGCAAGACGGCCCGACGCTGTTCAAGAGCAAGCCCTGCGCCGCCTGCCATTCCATCGACACCAAGGTGGTGGGCCCGGCGCTCAAGGAGGTCGCGGCGAAAAACGCTGGCGTCGCCGGGGCCCAGGATCTGCTCGCCAAGCACATCAAGGAAGGCACGCAAGGCAATTGGGGACCGATGCCGATGCCGGCCAACCCCGTGACGGAAGAGGAAGCCAAGATCCTGGCTGCGTGGGTCTTGACCCTTAAATAA
- a CDS encoding cbb3-type cytochrome c oxidase subunit I, with the protein MSMANPHLKFASQAVAKPYFVFALMLFLGQVLFGLIMGLQYVVGDFLFPLIPFNVARMVHTNLLIVWLLFGFMGAAYYLIPEEADRELHSPKLALVLFWVFAAAGVATILGYLSVPYATLAKFTGNDLLPTMGREFLEQPTITKMGIVVVCLGFLYNIGMTLLKGRKTTVSMVMMTGLIGLAVFFLFSFYNPENLARDKFYWWWVVHLWVEGVWELIMGSMLAFVLIKITGVDREVVEKWLYVIIAMALITGIIGTGHHFFWIGAPEVWLWVGSIFSAMEPLPFLAMVVFAFSMVKNRRRQHPNRAATLWAKGTTVTAFFGAGVWGFLHTLAPVNYYTHGSQLTAAHGHLAFYGAYAMIVMTLISYAMPRLRGLGEAADERSQRLEIWGFWLMTLSMVMITLFLTAAGVVQVWLQRWMPDGSALPFMATMDHLKPLFWARLVSGVGFLAGLLCYLFSFRQRGRAALRAPAAVVPS; encoded by the coding sequence ATGAGCATGGCTAATCCGCATCTGAAATTCGCCTCGCAGGCTGTCGCCAAACCCTATTTCGTGTTTGCCCTGATGCTGTTCCTCGGGCAGGTGCTGTTCGGTTTGATCATGGGCCTGCAATACGTGGTCGGCGACTTCCTGTTCCCGCTGATCCCCTTCAACGTGGCCCGCATGGTCCACACCAACCTGCTGATCGTCTGGCTGCTGTTCGGCTTCATGGGCGCGGCGTATTACCTGATACCGGAGGAGGCCGACCGCGAACTGCACAGCCCGAAACTGGCGCTCGTGTTGTTCTGGGTATTCGCCGCCGCAGGCGTGGCGACGATCCTGGGTTACCTCTCGGTGCCTTATGCCACGCTGGCGAAATTCACCGGCAACGACCTGCTACCGACCATGGGCCGCGAGTTCCTGGAACAGCCGACCATCACCAAGATGGGCATCGTCGTGGTATGCCTGGGGTTCCTCTACAACATCGGCATGACCCTGCTCAAAGGTCGCAAGACCACGGTCAGCATGGTGATGATGACCGGGCTGATCGGCCTGGCGGTGTTCTTCCTGTTCTCCTTCTACAACCCGGAAAACCTCGCACGCGACAAGTTCTACTGGTGGTGGGTGGTGCATCTTTGGGTGGAAGGCGTCTGGGAACTGATCATGGGTTCGATGCTCGCCTTCGTCCTGATCAAGATCACCGGCGTGGACCGGGAAGTGGTGGAAAAATGGCTCTACGTGATTATCGCCATGGCGTTGATCACCGGGATCATCGGCACCGGTCACCACTTCTTCTGGATCGGCGCGCCCGAGGTCTGGTTGTGGGTCGGCTCGATCTTCTCGGCGATGGAACCGCTGCCGTTCCTGGCGATGGTGGTCTTCGCCTTCAGCATGGTGAAAAACCGCCGTCGGCAGCATCCGAACCGTGCCGCCACGTTGTGGGCCAAGGGCACCACGGTCACCGCGTTCTTCGGCGCGGGTGTCTGGGGTTTCCTGCACACCCTGGCACCGGTCAACTACTACACCCACGGTTCGCAACTGACCGCGGCCCACGGTCACCTGGCTTTCTACGGGGCCTACGCGATGATCGTGATGACGCTGATCAGCTACGCCATGCCGCGCTTGCGGGGCTTGGGTGAAGCGGCGGACGAACGCTCCCAGCGCCTGGAGATCTGGGGCTTCTGGTTGATGACCCTGTCGATGGTGATGATCACCTTGTTCCTCACCGCCGCCGGTGTGGTCCAGGTGTGGTTGCAGCGGTGGATGCCGGATGGCAGTGCCTTGCCGTTCATGGCGACGATGGACCATTTGAAGCCGCTGTTCTGGGCGCGACTGGTCAGCGGCGTCGGGTTCCTGGCCGGGTTGCTCTGCTACCTGTTCAGCTTCCGTCAACGTGGTCGTGCGGCCCTTCGCGCACCGGCGGCGGTGGTGCCGTCATGA
- a CDS encoding c-type cytochrome, giving the protein MSDTFTKGMARNIYFGGSIFFFLIFLALTYHTEQTFPERSNQAQLTESVIRGKGVWERNNCIGCHTLLGEGAYFAPELGNVVNRRGGDEAFKPFLQAWMKMQPLNVPGRRAMPQFNLSEQEVDDIAEFLKWSSKINTNGWPPNKEG; this is encoded by the coding sequence ATGTCAGATACCTTCACCAAAGGCATGGCCAGGAATATTTATTTCGGGGGAAGCATCTTCTTCTTCCTGATATTCCTGGCCCTGACCTACCACACGGAACAGACCTTTCCCGAACGCAGCAACCAGGCGCAATTGACGGAGTCGGTGATACGCGGCAAGGGCGTCTGGGAGCGCAACAACTGCATCGGCTGCCATACGCTGTTGGGCGAGGGCGCGTATTTTGCGCCGGAGCTGGGCAACGTCGTGAACCGGCGTGGTGGCGACGAGGCCTTCAAGCCGTTCCTGCAGGCGTGGATGAAAATGCAGCCGCTGAACGTTCCGGGGCGGCGGGCCATGCCTCAGTTCAACCTGAGCGAGCAGGAGGTCGACGACATCGCCGAGTTCCTCAAGTGGAGTTCGAAAATCAATACCAATGGCTGGCCGCCAAACAAGGAGGGCTGA
- a CDS encoding NnrS family protein, giving the protein MQVLDRRKAMAIAPLWRLAFRPFFLAGCVLALLAIPFWLAAFTGRLSAWQPAGGWLAWHRHELLFGFGLAIIAGFLLTAVQTWTGTPGLSGKRLATLALLWLGARLAWLVDAPWPLLTLLELGFALAVAALMGLTLWRVRQKRNYPIVLVLLLLAAADGLSVYGLVQHNEGLQRQSVLTGLWLVAAMMGLIGGRVIPFFTQRGLGRVEGVAPWPWLDRLLLAGSALVAVLYAFGPALVASAWVGLLFAALAVGHGIRLVRWHDRDLWRVPLLWSLHLAYAWLAVACLGMALWHFGVPVNPSLAVHGLTIGAMAGLILAMIARVSLGHTGRALEPPTGMTLAFILLNLACLSRVLLVLLLPLAGLWLAGLCWTLAFGLYAWRYGPMLLKARVDGHPG; this is encoded by the coding sequence ATGCAAGTGCTTGACCGTCGCAAGGCCATGGCCATCGCGCCGCTGTGGCGCCTGGCGTTTCGGCCGTTCTTTCTGGCCGGTTGCGTGCTGGCGCTGCTGGCCATTCCCTTTTGGCTCGCCGCGTTTACCGGGCGCTTGTCGGCCTGGCAGCCAGCCGGCGGTTGGTTGGCCTGGCACCGGCATGAACTGTTGTTCGGTTTCGGCCTGGCGATCATCGCCGGGTTCCTGCTGACGGCGGTGCAGACCTGGACCGGCACCCCGGGGCTCAGCGGCAAGCGCTTGGCCACGCTGGCGCTGCTGTGGCTGGGCGCGCGGTTGGCTTGGCTGGTCGATGCACCCTGGCCGTTGCTGACGCTGCTGGAACTGGGGTTTGCCCTGGCGGTCGCCGCGTTGATGGGGCTGACGTTGTGGCGTGTGCGGCAGAAGCGCAATTACCCGATTGTCCTGGTATTGCTGCTGTTGGCTGCCGCTGATGGGTTATCCGTGTACGGCCTGGTGCAGCACAACGAGGGCTTGCAGCGCCAGAGCGTGCTCACCGGTCTGTGGCTGGTAGCGGCGATGATGGGGTTGATCGGCGGGCGCGTGATTCCATTCTTTACCCAGCGTGGCCTCGGTCGAGTCGAGGGCGTGGCCCCTTGGCCGTGGCTCGATCGCCTGTTGCTGGCGGGGTCGGCGCTGGTGGCGGTGTTGTATGCCTTCGGCCCGGCACTGGTGGCTAGCGCCTGGGTCGGCCTGTTGTTCGCTGCATTGGCGGTGGGGCATGGGATTCGACTGGTGCGTTGGCATGATCGTGACTTGTGGCGGGTGCCGCTGCTGTGGTCGTTGCACCTGGCCTACGCTTGGCTGGCGGTGGCCTGCCTGGGCATGGCGCTGTGGCACTTCGGCGTGCCGGTGAACCCGAGCCTGGCGGTGCACGGCCTGACCATCGGCGCCATGGCCGGGTTGATCCTGGCGATGATTGCCCGCGTCAGCCTGGGCCATACCGGGCGAGCCCTGGAGCCACCGACGGGCATGACCCTGGCGTTCATCCTGCTGAACCTGGCGTGCCTGAGCCGCGTGCTGTTGGTGCTGCTGTTGCCGTTGGCCGGGCTGTGGCTCGCGGGGCTGTGCTGGACATTGGCGTTCGGTCTATACGCCTGGCGCTACGGGCCGATGCTGCTGAAGGCCCGGGTGGATGGGCATCCGGGATGA
- a CDS encoding CbbQ/NirQ/NorQ/GpvN family protein, whose protein sequence is MNAIHTLQHPDEPFYQPQDNEQALFEQAWHHGMPVLIKGPTGCGKTRFVQHMAHRLKLPLYTVACHDDLSAADLVGRHLIGAQGTWWQDGPLTRAVREGGICYLDEVVEARQDTAVVLHPLADDRRQLYLERTGEVLQAPPSFMLVVSYNPGYQNLLKGMKPSTRQRFVALRFGYPAVADEERIVAREAGVDLALAAQVVRLGQALRRLDQHDLEEVASTRLLIFAARMIGSGMDPRQSCLACLAEPLSDDPQTVAALMDVVDVHFG, encoded by the coding sequence ATGAACGCTATCCACACTTTGCAGCACCCCGACGAACCCTTTTATCAACCCCAGGACAACGAGCAGGCGCTGTTCGAACAGGCCTGGCATCACGGCATGCCGGTGCTGATCAAAGGCCCCACCGGCTGCGGCAAGACCCGTTTCGTCCAGCACATGGCTCACCGTCTGAAACTACCGCTGTACACCGTCGCCTGCCACGATGATTTGAGTGCGGCTGACCTGGTGGGCCGTCACCTGATCGGCGCCCAGGGCACCTGGTGGCAGGACGGCCCCTTGACCCGGGCGGTGCGTGAGGGCGGCATTTGCTATCTGGATGAGGTGGTCGAAGCGCGCCAGGACACGGCGGTGGTGCTGCACCCGCTGGCCGATGATCGCCGGCAGCTGTACCTGGAACGCACCGGTGAAGTGCTGCAGGCGCCGCCGTCCTTCATGCTGGTGGTGTCGTACAACCCCGGTTACCAGAACCTGCTCAAGGGTATGAAGCCCAGCACGCGCCAGCGTTTCGTGGCGCTGCGCTTTGGCTATCCGGCGGTGGCCGATGAAGAGCGCATCGTCGCCCGCGAGGCGGGTGTGGACCTGGCCCTTGCGGCCCAGGTGGTGCGGCTGGGGCAGGCGCTGCGCCGGCTCGATCAACATGACCTGGAGGAAGTCGCCTCAACGCGCCTGTTGATTTTCGCCGCGCGCATGATCGGCTCCGGCATGGACCCGCGCCAATCCTGTCTGGCCTGCCTGGCCGAGCCGTTGAGTGACGACCCGCAGACCGTTGCCGCTTTGATGGATGTGGTCGATGTCCACTTCGGCTGA
- a CDS encoding nitric oxide reductase activation protein NorD: MAFTLELEEWVGSVWHRFITRRASADFPEARVELIPRQRALQVLFRATGGAPHLGVEAVSDRDLLLRRNLLQQIAGTCKQVPLACCDGDNLRLPASLAAFPDVGLNEELYRWLALLAAQSGPMKHWGRDNQRWTQAVLTRYPALRPRYRRLVDAHLSLRPDPATLNPVEAALERALCQALREPGSVEHFPRSERAVWPLPLWLYPPQHLANPQAANLEESEQYLAMPPGEQQGGRKRAERIDDTTRDGGLLIVRLENLFSWTEHVDLDRWADDSEDPDAARVAEDLDQLTLSRTRIRKGGGLKLHLDLPPADVDDIPLGAGILLPEWDYRKQRLQDDFVSLQTFTPRDCQPQPLPARLRSSAQRLRRQFEHLRNDRQWLRQQTQGSELDLQAWLDFHVERQHGQCSERGLFMDQRQTRRDLACLLLADLSMSTDAHLNDEHRVIDVIRDSLLLFGETLSVLGDDFALYGFSSLRRQQVRMHELKAFNQRYDDHTRGRIQGLKPGYYTRMGAAIRQATQQLAGCKRRRKLLLLLSDGKPNDLDLYEGRYGVEDTRQAVLEARRQGLTPFCITIDREAGDYLPYMFGANGYTLIRQPEQLPLRLPQLYRQLTQD; this comes from the coding sequence ATGGCATTCACCCTCGAGCTGGAAGAATGGGTCGGCAGTGTCTGGCACCGTTTCATCACCCGTCGGGCCAGCGCCGATTTTCCTGAAGCACGGGTCGAACTGATTCCCCGGCAACGCGCCCTCCAGGTACTGTTCCGCGCCACCGGCGGTGCGCCTCACCTGGGGGTGGAAGCGGTCAGCGACCGCGACCTGCTGCTGCGTCGCAACCTGTTGCAGCAGATCGCCGGCACCTGCAAGCAAGTGCCCCTGGCCTGCTGCGACGGCGACAACCTGCGTCTGCCAGCGAGCCTGGCGGCGTTCCCCGATGTCGGCCTGAACGAAGAGCTGTATCGCTGGCTCGCGTTGCTGGCCGCGCAGTCGGGACCGATGAAGCATTGGGGACGGGACAATCAGCGCTGGACCCAAGCGGTGTTGACGCGCTACCCGGCGCTGCGCCCTCGCTACCGGCGGCTGGTGGACGCGCACCTGTCCCTGCGCCCCGATCCCGCCACGCTCAACCCGGTCGAAGCCGCCCTGGAGCGGGCGTTGTGCCAAGCCTTGCGCGAACCGGGCAGTGTCGAACATTTTCCCCGCAGCGAGCGGGCCGTCTGGCCGTTGCCGCTGTGGCTCTACCCACCCCAACACCTGGCCAATCCCCAGGCCGCCAATCTCGAAGAGTCCGAGCAATACCTGGCGATGCCACCCGGTGAACAGCAAGGTGGGCGCAAGCGCGCCGAGCGAATCGATGACACCACCCGTGACGGTGGGCTGCTGATCGTGCGCCTGGAAAACCTGTTCAGTTGGACCGAACACGTGGACCTGGATCGCTGGGCCGATGACAGCGAAGACCCGGACGCCGCTCGCGTCGCCGAGGACCTGGACCAGTTGACCTTGTCACGCACCCGCATACGCAAGGGCGGTGGCTTGAAACTGCACCTGGACCTGCCCCCGGCCGATGTGGACGACATCCCGTTGGGCGCGGGCATCCTGTTGCCGGAATGGGATTACCGTAAGCAACGCCTGCAGGACGACTTCGTCAGCCTGCAAACCTTCACCCCCCGCGATTGCCAGCCCCAGCCGTTGCCCGCACGCCTGCGAAGCTCGGCCCAGCGCCTGCGTCGCCAGTTCGAACACTTGCGCAACGATCGCCAGTGGTTGCGCCAGCAAACCCAAGGTTCGGAGCTGGACCTGCAAGCCTGGCTGGATTTTCATGTCGAACGCCAGCACGGCCAGTGCAGCGAACGCGGACTGTTCATGGACCAGCGCCAGACCCGCCGCGACCTGGCCTGCCTGCTGCTGGCCGACCTGTCGATGTCCACCGATGCTCACCTCAATGACGAGCACCGGGTGATCGATGTGATCCGCGACAGCCTGTTGCTGTTCGGCGAAACCCTGTCGGTGCTGGGGGATGATTTCGCTCTGTACGGGTTCTCTTCCCTGCGCCGCCAGCAGGTGCGCATGCATGAACTCAAGGCTTTCAACCAGCGTTACGACGATCACACCCGCGGACGCATCCAGGGCCTCAAGCCTGGTTACTACACGCGCATGGGCGCAGCGATCCGCCAGGCCACGCAACAGTTGGCTGGCTGCAAACGCCGGCGCAAATTGTTGTTGCTGCTCAGTGACGGCAAGCCCAATGACCTGGACCTCTACGAGGGACGCTACGGCGTGGAAGACACCCGCCAGGCGGTGCTCGAGGCGCGGCGCCAAGGGTTGACACCGTTCTGTATCACCATCGACCGCGAAGCGGGGGATTACCTGCCGTACATGTTCGGGGCCAACGGCTACACCTTGATTCGCCAGCCCGAGCAACTGCCGCTGCGTCTACCGCAGTTGTACCGGCAATTGACTCAGGATTGA
- a CDS encoding cytochrome C oxidase subunit IV family protein — MSASRVLITCWMALAVLSTGTVALGQVAASALVSIAILAVAVTKAWLIADGFMELRHAPRLWRRLILSWAALLAVLIASTLMSGT; from the coding sequence ATGTCGGCTTCCCGTGTCTTGATCACCTGCTGGATGGCGCTGGCCGTGCTGAGCACCGGCACCGTCGCCCTGGGCCAGGTCGCCGCCAGCGCACTGGTGTCCATCGCCATCCTGGCGGTCGCGGTGACCAAGGCCTGGCTGATCGCCGACGGCTTCATGGAACTGCGCCATGCGCCGCGCCTGTGGCGGCGGTTGATATTGAGTTGGGCCGCACTATTGGCCGTGCTGATTGCCTCGACACTCATGTCTGGCACATAA
- a CDS encoding c-type cytochrome, producing the protein MTTLLFAFSSCVLAAPDSQRQAQLQHLLDQDCGACHGLYLTGGLGPPLTHEALAGKSRDSLIATVTLGRPGSAMPGWAALLAPDDIRWLVDRLLQGKPAS; encoded by the coding sequence ATGACCACCCTCCTCTTCGCTTTCTCTTCCTGCGTGCTGGCCGCTCCCGACAGCCAGCGCCAGGCCCAATTGCAACATCTGCTGGACCAGGACTGTGGCGCCTGCCACGGCCTGTACCTGACCGGCGGCCTCGGTCCGCCCCTGACCCACGAAGCCCTGGCCGGAAAATCCCGCGACAGCCTCATCGCCACCGTCACCCTCGGACGGCCCGGCAGCGCCATGCCCGGTTGGGCAGCGTTGCTTGCGCCCGACGACATTCGCTGGCTGGTGGACCGGCTCCTTCAAGGAAAACCCGCCTCATGA
- a CDS encoding cytochrome c oxidase subunit 3 family protein, with product MSTSAETAGVPRRLPGDLAMWFFILAELSVFALLILAFTVAQALHPQMFSEGRQLLDRSTGLAMTLSLLTAGLFAALAQEQVRRDRPRRAALLLCGALLLACGYVAIKLTEYAHLLANGLGMERDTFFTLYWILTAFHFLHVLLGMVILAWLAEGCRRRRYGAQEHSGLESGVLYWHMVDLVWVLLFPVVYILG from the coding sequence ATGTCCACTTCGGCTGAAACCGCTGGCGTGCCCCGGCGGTTGCCCGGGGATCTGGCGATGTGGTTTTTCATCCTCGCCGAGTTGTCGGTGTTCGCGCTGTTGATCCTGGCATTCACTGTCGCCCAGGCGTTGCACCCGCAGATGTTCAGCGAGGGCCGGCAATTGCTGGACCGCTCCACGGGCCTGGCGATGACCCTGAGCCTGCTGACCGCCGGGCTGTTCGCCGCCCTGGCCCAGGAGCAAGTCAGGCGGGACCGGCCGCGTCGCGCCGCGCTGTTGTTGTGCGGGGCGTTGTTGCTCGCCTGCGGTTATGTGGCGATCAAGCTCACTGAGTATGCCCATCTGCTGGCGAACGGTTTGGGGATGGAGCGCGACACGTTCTTCACCTTGTACTGGATCCTCACCGCGTTTCATTTTCTCCATGTGCTGCTGGGCATGGTGATCCTCGCCTGGCTGGCCGAGGGTTGCCGGCGTCGGCGCTACGGTGCGCAGGAACACAGCGGGTTGGAGTCCGGCGTGCTGTATTGGCACATGGTCGATCTGGTCTGGGTGCTGCTGTTCCCGGTTGTCTACATTCTCGGTTGA
- the nirS gene encoding nitrite reductase codes for MLISHKKTWALRVTALCTALVAPYAFADQPTTPEPSRVVKTEGAPDLSQADFDSAKEIYFQRCAGCHGVLRKGATGKPLTPDITQSRGQAYLEALITYGSAAGMPNWGTSNALTKDQITVMAKFIQHTPPTPPEWGMAETLKTWKVLVKPGDRPTRQLNNLNLQNLFSVTLRDDGKIALIDGDTKKIVKLIDTGYAVHISRISASGRYLLVIGRDAKIDMIDLWPKEPTKVAEIKVGIEARSVETSKFKGYEDKYTIAGSYWPPQFTIMDGETLEPRQIVSTRGMTVDTQQYHPEPRVAAIIASHEWPEFIVNVKETGKVMLVNYQDIKNLTITSIDAAPFLHDGGWDSSHRYFMTAANNSNKVAVIDSKERKLTALVDVGKTPHPGRGANFNHPLYGPVWATSHLGDAGVSMIGTDPIKHPQYAWKQVGSLQGQGGGSLFIKTHPASRHLYVDTTLSPDAKLSQSVAVFNIDKLDAGYTVLPIAEYAGIEKGALRVVQPEYNKAGDEVWFSVWSGQEDESALVVIDDKTLKVKNVIKDKRLITPTGKFNVYNTQHDIY; via the coding sequence ATGCTGATCAGCCACAAAAAAACGTGGGCCCTGAGGGTGACGGCGCTGTGTACAGCGCTGGTTGCTCCCTACGCCTTCGCCGACCAACCCACCACGCCGGAACCGTCCCGCGTGGTCAAGACCGAAGGCGCACCGGACCTGAGCCAGGCCGACTTCGACTCGGCCAAGGAAATCTATTTCCAGCGCTGCGCCGGCTGCCACGGGGTCTTGCGCAAAGGCGCCACCGGCAAACCGCTGACACCCGACATCACCCAGTCCCGCGGCCAGGCCTACCTGGAGGCGCTGATCACCTACGGCTCCGCCGCCGGCATGCCGAACTGGGGCACCTCCAACGCCCTGACCAAAGACCAGATCACGGTGATGGCCAAGTTCATCCAGCACACCCCGCCGACACCACCTGAATGGGGCATGGCCGAAACCCTCAAGACCTGGAAGGTCCTGGTCAAACCCGGAGACCGTCCGACCCGGCAGCTCAACAACCTCAATCTGCAAAACCTGTTTTCAGTCACCCTGCGCGACGATGGCAAGATCGCCTTGATCGACGGCGATACCAAGAAGATCGTCAAGCTGATCGACACCGGTTATGCGGTGCACATCTCGCGCATCTCCGCATCGGGGCGCTACCTGCTGGTGATCGGCCGCGATGCCAAGATCGACATGATCGACCTGTGGCCGAAAGAGCCGACCAAGGTGGCGGAAATCAAGGTGGGCATCGAAGCCCGCTCGGTGGAGACCTCCAAGTTCAAGGGCTACGAGGACAAGTACACCATCGCCGGTTCCTACTGGCCGCCGCAGTTCACCATCATGGACGGCGAGACCCTGGAGCCCAGGCAGATCGTCTCGACCCGGGGCATGACCGTCGATACCCAGCAATACCATCCCGAGCCACGGGTCGCGGCCATCATCGCCTCTCACGAATGGCCGGAGTTCATCGTCAACGTCAAGGAAACCGGCAAGGTGATGCTGGTCAACTACCAGGACATCAAGAACCTCACCATCACCAGCATCGACGCCGCGCCGTTCCTCCATGACGGCGGTTGGGACAGCAGCCACCGCTACTTCATGACGGCCGCCAACAACTCCAACAAGGTCGCGGTGATCGACTCCAAGGAACGCAAGCTCACCGCCCTGGTGGATGTCGGCAAGACCCCGCACCCGGGGCGCGGCGCCAACTTCAACCATCCACTCTACGGACCGGTCTGGGCCACCAGCCACCTGGGCGATGCCGGGGTTTCCATGATCGGCACCGACCCGATCAAGCATCCGCAATACGCCTGGAAGCAGGTCGGTTCGCTCCAGGGCCAGGGTGGCGGCTCGCTGTTCATCAAGACCCACCCCGCCTCGCGCCACCTGTATGTCGACACCACCCTCAGCCCGGACGCCAAGCTCAGCCAGTCGGTGGCGGTGTTCAACATCGACAAGCTCGACGCCGGCTACACCGTGCTGCCGATCGCCGAATACGCCGGCATCGAGAAAGGCGCGCTACGCGTGGTGCAACCGGAATACAACAAGGCCGGCGACGAGGTCTGGTTCTCGGTCTGGAGTGGCCAGGAAGACGAGTCGGCGCTGGTGGTGATCGACGACAAGACCCTCAAGGTCAAGAACGTGATCAAGGACAAGCGCCTGATCACCCCGACCGGGAAATTCAACGTCTACAACACCCAACACGACATCTATTGA
- a CDS encoding Crp/Fnr family transcriptional regulator, giving the protein MVLHRVHHQILRSHHLFEPLNEEQLDELMSNSQLLSIDKGDPLFRQGEPAQAFYFVISGAVKIYRLTPDGQEKVFEVIGERQTFAEAMMLMDTPNYVASAEAVGPTQLYRLSNATYMRLLQSNSRLTFALLGKLCVRLHQRVNEIETLSLKNATHRVVRYLLTQLVRLQTVDSQFELPMAKQLIAGHLSIQPETFSRIIRRLIDEKIITQDGRQIAILDRLRLEQFE; this is encoded by the coding sequence ATGGTGCTCCACCGTGTCCATCACCAGATTCTGCGCAGCCATCATCTGTTCGAGCCCTTGAACGAAGAACAGCTCGACGAATTGATGAGCAACAGCCAACTGCTGAGCATCGACAAGGGCGACCCGTTGTTCCGTCAGGGAGAGCCGGCGCAGGCGTTTTACTTCGTGATTTCCGGCGCGGTGAAAATCTACCGGCTGACCCCGGACGGCCAGGAAAAAGTCTTCGAGGTCATCGGCGAGCGCCAGACCTTCGCCGAAGCGATGATGCTGATGGACACGCCCAACTACGTCGCGTCCGCCGAAGCCGTGGGCCCGACCCAGCTGTATCGGCTGTCCAACGCCACCTACATGCGCCTGTTGCAAAGCAATAGCCGGCTGACCTTCGCCCTGCTCGGCAAGCTCTGCGTACGCCTGCACCAGCGGGTCAACGAGATTGAAACCCTGTCGCTGAAAAACGCCACCCATCGCGTGGTGCGCTACCTGCTGACGCAACTGGTGCGCCTGCAAACCGTGGACAGTCAGTTCGAACTGCCGATGGCCAAGCAACTGATCGCCGGGCACTTGTCGATCCAGCCGGAAACCTTTTCGCGGATCATCCGGCGCCTGATCGATGAAAAAATCATCACCCAGGACGGTCGCCAGATCGCCATTCTCGATCGCCTGCGCCTGGAGCAATTCGAATGA